DNA sequence from the Malus domestica chromosome 06, GDT2T_hap1 genome:
ATACGTAGGATTTTTGCAGAAATCATCAATGTCAAATATTTGTCCCCTTCAGCTTCATTTTTGGGATTCTCAGATTGAACACTGACGTACTTTGCCTACATTAAATCATTTGAATCGCTTGGCGAGCTACGTCTTTCAGGATGCTACTCTTGGAAATCACTACCAAACGCGCTCAAGGTGTtgcccaaaaaaataaattctaCTATGAGCGTTAACCTGAGTTGATAATTAATTAGTGTCCACCCGAGTTTGTGCCTGTCTGTTGTCATGCCTCAAGACTATTTACATACGAAGGTTCAAGGGACGACCAGATGGGTTGGATGCGGCAAAGTGCTTGTTGAAGCATGGTAAGGTTTTGAATAAGGCGAAAATTTATACCTGTGATCTTAGTAGAAAATTAGTTATGAAGTTAAGGTGGAAAGTTTCAAGGTTGTAGGAAGTTCAAAGAATTGTAAAATTGAATGGATCCTTTGAAAGTTGTGGATGTACCTTTTCATATCGGATAGAACATGAATTTTGTGCTACAAAATTTTCCCTATGAAATCTGTTATACTTCTTAAACACCCTTGTAAGTTTGCTAGACAAAGTTAGTTTTGCTATATTTTATGATTTAGAACAACTACTCCATATAACCATGTACAAAACCGCGTCGGATATATAGTTTTAGTTTCTTTATATCGGTCTCCATACCCAAAAAAAAGCAAATCCAAATCGTCCCCATACGACCTGAGTAATCGCGCAAAACGAATTTAATTGGTAAAGTTTTCATCGCCAACTAGCTGAGCCATCTAGTCAGGGAATGGGGTTGGCTGAGGGTAAGCTTGTGGCTGGACCAGCATCAAAGTCACACTCTATATAAGAATCAGGCATATCACAACACTAATATCTATCCAAAAAATCCTTGCATCTTCCCACTATGTGGCAAGTCGTATTTTAAGTTCCTACTTCCGAAGACTTTGAAGGCCAGAACAACAAAAAAGACCATGACTTTGGaccttcttcttttaatttggCGTTAGGTAAATGAATTAGCAAATTGGTATTAATTAGTATTAGAAAAATACTCATCATGCTCTTTGTTTTTAGGAAATGCTAGTAACATTTTTACCTTATCCTTCTCATTTTACTTTTTCGGTTCTTCTTCACATTCTGCATTGTTTTTTTATGATCGGAACTGTATGTATACTAGACTCTTTAAAGATCAACTTTGCAAAAgaacaaccaaataaaaaatcatttaaccGTTTGATTACTATTGtcaaaattttcgtgtttaaGTGAGAAACATGGTTCGTTTATTTATTGGATAATCATTATATTACTAAACGATTTTGgatttagtttaatttttgtaTAGATGATTTAAAAAGGCgatccaaaaaataaatagtttCTATCATCAGACAATATTGCAAGATGAAaagaaaagttgaaaaaaaatccTCTTTTTATTGAttcatttaataaataaataaagcaagtgttataattaaatttttgcATAGATGATAATTAAAAAGTGATCTAAAAAGTAAACAGTTTCCATCATCAAATAAGATTGCAGGATGAACAAAAAGTAGAAAAAAACTCCTCTTTTTATTGATTCATTTAAAGAAAAACGCGTGATAATTAACTATTATAACGCATCAATAACAGCTCTACTAAATTATCATCTTTAAGCAGGTACATCTTTTCCTATATTGAATGACAAAAAAATTGTTAAGATATATACCCTCTTAAGTAGTGCTTCTTCCACCTACGCGGAGGCCTTGCTTTTGCTCCTCCCCTTccatttgggttttgggttttaactttttttaagtAATGCCAAACCCTAACACTAACCTCTCAGTGTTTCTCCTTTTAAAAAGTATCTAAAGTTTAATCTTCactttcctcttctttcttgtctctcaaaagGAGAACCCACTGGGTCACTGCTGTTTCAAGTTTCCACACACTATATAAAATTTCAGTTTTTGCGCATGCGATTAGGAAAAGGAGTTGTATACATGTATTAGGGTTCATGGTTTTTGAGTTGTAGCTCCTCCGAAAGGGTTTCGAAGTTATCGAGCAAAAAATGCCACCCCCCCACCCCTCCCCCCCCGGCGGGGCGGATGGTGAAAACTTCTATGAAACCAGTAGGAGTTGTATACATGTAATTAGGGTTCATGTTTTTTAAGTTATAGCTCCTCCAAAGGGGTTTCGAAGTTATCGACAAAAAATGCCCCCCGATGGAGAAAACTTATATGAAAAACCTTTGATGTATACTCTTTTCTATTAGTACTGGAAGAATAGTAAATAACTTAGGTATTTGtcgattttttttctaaatttgaAATAAGGAGCTGCTAATTTttcttgtgtttaattttagtCAACTACCTCTGTGTACTTAATTGGCCAATTTTTCTTTGAActtaattttagccgattactcctaaacttttataattagccaattttttccagaactttaattttataattgcaAAAGGTAAATTTATTTCTAAGTAATGTGGATaacatattattttttcttctttttcttttctgctagTTTACTCCGTAaactttttgtttgaattttaaggtttagggtttagggggaCTTAAAGCCCAaaggaaattgactaattataaaagttcaagaGATAATaggctaaaattaaaattcaggAAGAAAATTGACCAAATATAAAAGTTTAGAGGGATAATTGGTTAAAATTAAACTTCAATGAGAAAATTGACAGCTCCTTACAAATTCAGAGAGAGAAATCGGTCAATACCACTAAATATAATTAGCAATTGCATGAGGAGGATCGCCTCTGCTCGGAAGCCCTGAGTATTCTAATGTATAAGGTTTTTAACGATAATGTGTATATTTCAACTCTTGACAACACTATTTCTCTCCTCCAAAACAttaatactaattaattaattgaagaTAAAGATTAATTAAGCTGCTAATTTTGAGTACAACATTTGAACCTTCGATGGCTACCTAGATTCTTTTAACTAGTGGACAACAGAGTGACAATGGTTTGGCACCTTttgttaatattatttattttttcatttctttaatTGCATGCGTTACTCACATCTTTTAATGTATCATATACTTTagcttttcttaattttattattattggctTCTATATACGTATTAATAATTCATTGTCCTCCGCATTTACTTTTTAAAGGCTATTGCCCACTAGTTACTTcatatttttttgttgataatgtACGTCAGATATtatcacttagtattacggtctagtgatatttctcttcacttgtaagtgagaggttttaggttcgattctcgccaacgacgaatttgaatcacattattgctatctcattgtgaggctaagctcaccccaTCTCCCtcaatgtaaataatatcgtttgttcaaaaaacaaaTGTACGTCAGATATTTGGTCTTGTACACTACATTTTAAGCACACTAAACCAACATTAATTTTAAGATTAGGAAGGTCTTGAGTACGAATTGTAGTTTTTGTTTTggctttttaaccaaaatgatttatgagATTAGCGTAACTCTTCattttggtctctgagatttgaaatcgataaaaATGGTCCGATCCCTGAATTTGtctatcatcaatcattttgatcataaaACATCTTAAGCTAaaaagcctttttttttatttttacacagAGTACAAATTGTAGTTTAAGATTTGGAAATCCCCACCACTAAGGGTCCACAAGACACAAGATTCTTCCTTACtcttaaaattataaatataaaaacattTTCAGATCTTTAAAAGATTTAGATTTTGGAGTTCTCAAGCTAGTCATCAACAAAAGAGaactatataaataaataagtaaaaaattaagcaaaaactaactcaaaaatcaaTATGTTTTCTTGTTGGGGCCCAAGTTAGTGTACAGATAAGAGACTTAGGTACAAGATTTATATTAATTTGGCCGGTCTCTCATCGTTTAGTCGTCAAGGAGTCATATCTCTTCAAAACCCCAAAATCTATGAGGACGAAACCAGATCATATCAAATTTAAAGGAGATTTGATAGACGTTTTATAGGTGGATGAGACATAAGaagaaagatatatatatatatatatatatataccctgAAAAagttgatgcatatatatgcatcTCCTGCATGGTTGCATGTCATGTGCAATGTTATTAAAGATATATAGTTAGGTGGGCACAAAGACGGAACTTGCTTCGTTGCTGAATAATTAGTAGGAATTTCTGATAAATAACATGTTGCTACTTATGGTATATTTAATATtgcataatttaaaaaaaaaaaaagtgaatatgTGTCAAACTGCTGAGCAGCCAACATGACACAGTAGGAGTTCTTACTAATTATTCAGCAGCTAAGCAACGTTCTACAAAGACGACATACGTGATTAAGATCAAAGTTTTGTTATTGTATGTATTCAAGTTGCaaatatattttgttatatgagaaaatttataattaaaattaatacgTGAATAAGCATTACGCACTACTTCAACAGAAGACAAATTTCTCGAGTTATTGATACCAAACTCGCACGATTGATTATAACGCATGCCTATAATTAGTATATTTAGTTGCAATATTCCCTTTTATTATCCAGCTTTCAATGAATTTGGGTTTattgaataaaaataaattttgtcaaccatttatgttttacaaatttcccacattatacctctacaAGCATTGACTTTTATAAAATATCCaatataaaatagtacttaacaaTTCTTTAAGAAACGAAAAACAAAATCCTGTCATGTTTTCTCTCCCACCACTCAATCGAacttttcttctcttcctccagCAAAGATTGTCATCCCACATACAGAGCATATTTAGCTTTTCGAATATGTCTTCGTTCAAGTTGTTCAGAATTTAAGTTGAATAATTTCCAAAACCCCAGTGAGTCGCCACAAAATACTGGATCATCACATGTATAATAATGTAAGAGGAGAGCCATCAAAAGCCTCTCTCTTTTTTTAGCCTGGAATATTTGGAGAGTCAACTGCCAAAACCTATAGCACATCTTTcaaatgcttttggaacccaaacggtattttttctaaaagcgatttcaattattttaaaagcacttccaaacaagCCCTAAAACTATAATTattgcatattttattttatcaataaTAAATATGTAACTacgtatagtttttttttttttttgaacaaatgatattatttacactaaggagatGAGTTTTGTCTCACAATGAGCtcgcaataatgtggttcaaattcacctttagcGATAATCGAACCttagacctctcacttacaagtgaagaggaataccactagaccgtagtactaagtggcgtaACTATGTATAGTTTGACTTGCCTTTTAATCCAAAATCAGGGAGGTTGCTTACCATAATATATAGTTATTCTTTGTATTaactatttaattttttttttgtctattaACTATTTAATTTCAATTTGCCCTAATTATTATTAGAATCTCCCTCCAAAAACCAAACCACATCTATCTTTCCGAAAAAAATTTCAGTGTGATTGTCTCATATGGTAAATCATTTTATTAATATTCTAATACATGAACCTATATTAATGTTATAGCATGTTAGGTTATACATGAACCTATATTAATACTATACCATGTTAATCTAATTACAATAGGAAACAAATCATATTTAGTATTTACAACTAAATACTATAACTCAGGCCAGCATACCATAAGTTTAATTGTGTTGTCTGTCTATCCATATTATAATACGTGAATTAATAACGTACCATGTACCAATGTAACACTTGAAAAAAAGTTTATCCAATTCTTATCCTAAAAGCTTTGTGACACCATGTGATGAAACGCTTGGAATGCCCTACTACTTCCTAAATTTCGGGTTTTCACACTTTCTGCCCTGCATGGTGTGCCCATTTGTCCTTAAAATATATCCAAGAAGATTCCCTTCCTAGCCAACTCAAGCATCTTGATACAAATGTATATAACTCTAACCACCACCCTAGCATAAGACACAATTTCACaccaaagaaagagagagacacGGAAAGAGAAAGAGTGGGGAGagataggagagagagagagagagagagagagagagatggggggAGAGTTCTGTGTAGCAATGGGAAATGGAGTTCTCACAAAGATAAGTAAGTCATGGAGCAAACTAGAGAAAGGCTTAAACGATGGAGTTTCAAAGAGCAAAGTTGGCAAATACTTTAAGTTAGAAGCAAGGAGGAGTTGCTTCACCAAGGAGCTACGTGCCGGCCTAGCCACGTTCCTCACCATGGCCTACATCATCTCCGTCAACGCCACCATTCTCGCCGACTCAGGCGGCACATGCTCCATCGCCGACTGCTCTGTCCCGGTGAACCAAACCGCCACCCCGGATTGCATGATCTTCCCCAACGAAGGATACCAAAACTGCCTTGCAATGATCAAGAGTGACCTCATTGTTGGCACAATTTTATCAGCCATGATCGGGTCGATTGCCATGGGCGTTTTAGCCAATCTACCCCTGGGGCTAGCTCCAGGGATGGGACCAAACGCCTACTTGGCTTATAatttggtgggtttccatggaAGTGGGAAACTGTCTTACCAAACTGCCCTAGCTGTGGTGCTACTTGAAGGGATTGCTTTTCTTGCAACTGCTGCTTTTGGGCTTAGAGAAAAGCTGGCCAGGCTCATCCCTCATCCTGTTAGACTTGCTTGTGCAGCAGGGATTGGGCTTTTTATAGCTTTTGTGGGCCTTCAAGTCCACCAAGGTGTTGGCCTAGTGGGCCCAGACCCATCCACATTGGTTACAATCACTGCTTGTGCTAACACAAACCCAGCAACTGGTGAGTGCCTTGGTGGGAAAATGCACAGCCCAAAGTTCTGGCTGGGTGCAGCTGGGTTTATAATCACATGTTATGGCCTAATGAAGGAGATTAAAGGCAGCATGATATACGGCATCGTTTTTGTCACATTCATATCATGGTTTAGGGGCACAAGTGTGACAGTGTTTCCCAACACACAAATTGGTGACACGGATTTCAGTTATTTCAAAAAAGTTGTTGACTTTCACAAGATTCAGTCCACAGCTGGGGCTATAAGCTTCACCAATTTCAATAGGTCTGAGGTTTGGGTGGCTCTAGCAACCTTGCTCTATGTTGATGTTCTTGCCACCACAGGCACATTGTACACCATGGCCGAAATGGGTGGTTTCGTGAACGACGAAGGCGGGTTCGAAGGCGAGTACTCGGCGTACTTGGTTGATGCGGGGTCAACAGTCGTGGGAGCTGCACTGGGGGTGACCCCTATCGCGACATACATAGAATCTTCAGCGGGTTTGAGAGAAGGCGGGCGGACGGGGTTGACTGCAATAACCATCGGTCTCTGTTTTTTTGTGTCGTTGTTTTTCGTTCCTCTTTTGTCTAGTGTGCCCCCGTGGGCTATAGGGCCTTCACTTGTGATGGTTggggtgatgatgatgaaggttgTGAAGGACATTGATTGGGGGAATATGAAGGCGGCTGTGCCTGCTTTCATGACCATGATTCTAATGCCTCTCACTTATTCCATAGCAAATGGGATTATTGGTGGCATTGGGCTCTACATTGCTCTTAATCTGTATGATTATTTGGTAATCGTGATTAAGTGGTTGATTAAGATGAAAAGAATGGTGGGAAGAGAACATAATCAAGTGTCTGCAACAGCTCCTGTAGACTCAGCAATTGAAATTATTTGAAGCCCTTTTTTGGTTAAATTGTTGTTTTGGGGTGATTATCGGCGGACCCTTTTGTAATAAGtagcttttattttttttatttttttctcttatttaTACCAGTGATATTGTGAAAGGGCAGACTCGAATACAGGACTTCGGATGCATGAGCAAATACTAACCTCTCAATCaatcaattttttatatttttaatatttcagGACCAACATCCTTTTTGCTGTAATTTATGCAATTTATGAGACCAACATCCTTTCTACCTACGACAATTACACATCATGGACAAAGATTATGTTCcagaattaaaatattttaacagACAAAACCCAACACTCAGAATCCCGGGCTTCTTGCTCCTGATAGAACTAAAACTAGGTCAAACTTTGTTAGACTACAACCTAATACGTGGTTCCTGCGTGCTGGTTTTGCAGCTCTACAGAAAGAGTAGAGCTATTTCGACCATCAGAACTGACCATCTTGCGTATTACTTCTCTAGTAGAGGTTAAACCCGCATGTGTGGACCCCACCTCTATTAGAGTTACGTAAGGTGGTTTGTTCAAGATGATATAAATAACAATACTCCCACGGTAcatacaaaaaatcacaaaaagtgTTGTATCATCTTAGGTTCTAATTATATGGACGCTGCATATGCGTTCAGACGCATCTTCGATCCCAATAGCACACGTATCTCCCGGTTGAATGTTGTTTGCCTTGCTGAAAGCTTCCCAACCACTCGACAAAATTTTGGAGAAACAATTATCAATGTAGAGGACTGGCCACAATCTCATTGTTGTGTCTCGAAGGAAAATTACCCTCCTATCTGGTGTATGCCTTCCCCTGATGGTCATGCGTATTGGCAAGCGCACTGGCAGCTCCTGCACAAGAATCGAAGGGAGGTAAGATAAGTCAAGCAAAACCTAAAGAATGCTCGGTATCCAGTAAAAAATGATCACAAACGCAAGGCGAATGCAGGGCTAGGACCTCGATCAAACAGGGCATATCCATTATAACAATCAGCTTGCTGATGAACATCTCCATAATTAGAAGTGTATAATTATCAGATGCACCGTTCTGTGAAAATGAAACACTAGTGTATGTGTAATACATAATGATAATTAAGCGTTCAAGTTTCCACattgatttctctatttttgCCCCAATGTCCATATATTGATCGAAAGTAAAACTACAACAATCGATTGATTGACTCTACAAGATTGTGTCAAACTAACAGAACTCTGAATAGATAAATCAATATGTCAGCCTGTTCGGGCCACCAGAAAAACTTCCTATAGAAGCGCATGATTATCAGATGCATCCTTCTCAAAAATGAATTGAAAGCATTTGGAATGAGCTAACAAGGTTAACAAAAGAAAAGCATGTGTTAACATGAAGTAGAAGGAGGTAGCAGCACCAAGAATCAGTCAGTCCATAAATTTATCATGTCGAAACAGAGTAAAAGTGAATGCTAGGAAGGTGCAAAGAAAAGACATAAAATATGTAAGGGAATTAACTAACATACTAGAAACGATTGACTGCCTACTGCCACCAAACAGGAGAACGATGAGCTTGGAAAGGTTTCAACTTGATCGACAGGTTCAGATTTTATCACAGGCACAGGAAACGCAATGTCCTTTTCTCTTTTAATCATATTAGAAATCTGACTACACACTGCGTCGACTGGCTCGAATGATTTCCCTGCATTTAGATGTACTGTAATTAATTTGGAGTGAGATATCCTACAGCAATACACACTCATGCATTCTTCTGCACAAACACAAATAGAGCTTCCCTtaattaaatgattttataaTAATATCATACCATCTATTTCTGGTATGATTTTCTGAAAGCATGGATCTGAAATCAAATCTACAGACTCTTTTTTAACAGCCTTCGTCATCATATCTGTTCACATCAGATATTCTTTTGGTATTaataaatgacatttttccaGAAACGGAGAGGTTCTCTAACAATTATGCAGGGACATATAGCATTTGGAAGAAAGATCAGTAGAATGACAGAAAATTTTTGGAATCCAAATGTAACAGGAATACCAAAAGACTCCGGAGGAGTTCCAGTAAAGTTCTTTTTAGCTCTTTGAAAACTTTCATCGATCAAATCATGCTCCTTTTTGGATGCTGCCACCTTATTGCCTGCCAATGAAATTGAGAAtacaacaaacaaaattaagatATTGAACACAAAGAAAACTGTGTATACTACAGACATTATACACTCATGAAACCGACAATCCAACAGATAGGAGCAAGGAATTAACTGCGTCTTGCCTGATCCGTCAGCATTCAGCAATTCTATTATATTGTTTACAGTATAAGAGACGCTACCTGTATCATTAGGATTCACAGCAGCTGTTGGGAAGAGATGATGAGAGGTCTTGTTGGTGGTTCTTGAATCATCACCAGAAGGTGATACCTTTTTCACTCTGGCTTCAGAAGAATTATTTTTCTCAGTCCCATCAAACTTATATGCATCCGAAGGAATTGCTATAGTCACTGCTTCTCTAGCCACTGGAGCTTTATCAACTAAACTAGCCTCACCTCTCAATCTTAGTGATGAATCATCATGACATGAGCATGTTTCATCCATCGGAATTGCTGCAGTCACTGCCTCTTTAGCCACTGGACTTTTATCAACTGAGCCAGCCTCGTTTCTCAATCTTAGTGATGAATCATCATGAGGTGAGTAGGTTTCATCCATTGGAAATGCTGCAGCCACTGCTTCTTTAGCCACAGGATTTTTATCAACCGAGCCAGCCTCGTTTCTCAATCTTACAGATGAATCATCATGATGTGAGCATGTTCCATCCCAAACAACTACTTCGTTGCTTCCACCAGTGCCAGACTTCAGTTCCAATAGTTCAAAATTCAGTGAATCATATATACAGCTTCTGTTGTCTTCTTGTTTGTCTCCCAGTTCTCTATTGATCATACAGATCATATCTTCAATGTATTCTTCTTTTGGCTTGAGCTTTGGCATTTCATTACTATCATCATAGTTTGAAGCATTTTCTGTTGCAATTGTACATTCCCCCTTGTCATTCATATTATACAGGTGTTGATCTATAACTCCATCTGGTTCTTTCAGCTTAAGCTTTGACCTTTTATGACTATTATCACAGTTTGAAGCATTTTCGGTGACCACAGGTGCTTTCGTCTTGGCATTCATACCATACAGATCTTGACCTATATCTTCATCTGGTTCTTTCAGCTTAAACTTTGACCTTTCATGACTATTATCACAGTTTGAAGCATTTCCGGTGACCACAGGTGCTTTCCTCTTGGCATTCATAACATACAGGTGTTGACCTATATCTCCATCTGGTTCTTTCAGCTTAAGCTTTGACCTTTCATGACTATTATCACAGTTTGAAGCATTTTCGGTGACCACAGGTGCTTTCGTCTTGGCATTCATACCATACAGATCTTGACCTATATCTCCATCTGGTTCTTTCAGCTTAAACTTTGACCTTTCATGACTATTATCACAGTTTGAAGCATTTCCGGTGACCACAGGTGCTTTCCTCTTGGCATTCATAACATACAGGTGTTGACCTATATCTCCATCTGGTTCTTTCAGCTTAAGCTTTGACCTTTCATGACTATTATCACAGTTTGAAGCATTTCCGGTGACCACGGGTGCTTTCCTCGTGGCATTCATACCATGCAGATCTTGACCTATATCTCCATCTGGTTTTTTCCGCTTAAGCTTTGACCTTTCACGACTATTATCACAGTTCGAAGCATTTCCCATGACCATAGGTGCTTTCCTCTTGGAATTCATATCATACAGGTGTTGACCTATATCTCTATCTGGTTCTTTCAGCTTAAGCTTTGACCTTTCATGACTATTATCACACTTTGAAGCATTTCCCATGACCATAGGTGCTTTCCTCTTGGCATTCATCGGATCCAGATCTTGACCTATATCTTCATCTGCGTCAGACGTAAGAGAGGTGCTTGAACCCTGTTTGTCCATCAAACTGTTATCAACTGTGTGGCAAGGACCATCTTTGACAGAGGAATTTTGGTTATCCCACGTCCAGTTCTTCTGATTCA
Encoded proteins:
- the LOC103424706 gene encoding B3 domain-containing protein Os02g0598200-like isoform X2, with the protein product MGSKLEACAECTLKCLQDHGNKKKASPVVASFFKIMIGDQLSKVLFLPPKFAPTVSALVNKKAVLEDSRGWQWKVTISRVDGSLAFQQGWNAFALDNDLQVGELLFFNYVTDSHFDVKICDKSGCEKLKFPEAMNQKNWTWDNQNSSVKDGPCHTVDNSLMDKQGSSTSLTSDADEDIGQDLDPMNAKRKAPMVMGNASKCDNSHERSKLKLKEPDRDIGQHLYDMNSKRKAPMVMGNASNCDNSRERSKLKRKKPDGDIGQDLHGMNATRKAPVVTGNASNCDNSHERSKLKLKEPDGDIGQHLYVMNAKRKAPVVTGNASNCDNSHERSKFKLKEPDGDIGQDLYGMNAKTKAPVVTENASNCDNSHERSKLKLKEPDGDIGQHLYVMNAKRKAPVVTGNASNCDNSHERSKFKLKEPDEDIGQDLYGMNAKTKAPVVTENASNCDNSHKRSKLKLKEPDGVIDQHLYNMNDKGECTIATENASNYDDSNEMPKLKPKEEYIEDMICMINRELGDKQEDNRSCIYDSLNFELLELKSGTGGSNEVVVWDGTCSHHDDSSVRLRNEAGSVDKNPVAKEAVAAAFPMDETYSPHDDSSLRLRNEAGSVDKSPVAKEAVTAAIPMDETCSCHDDSSLRLRGEASLVDKAPVAREAVTIAIPSDAYKFDGTEKNNSSEARVKKVSPSGDDSRTTNKTSHHLFPTAAVNPNDTGNKVAASKKEHDLIDESFQRAKKNFTGTPPESFGKSFEPVDAVCSQISNMIKREKDIAFPVPVIKSEPVDQVETFPSSSFSCLVAVGSQSFLELPVRLPIRMTIRGRHTPDRRVIFLRDTTMRLWPVLYIDNCFSKILSSGWEAFSKANNIQPGDTCAIGIEDASERICSVHIIRT
- the LOC103424706 gene encoding uncharacterized protein isoform X1, whose translation is MGSKLEACAECTLKCLQDHGNKKKASPVVASFFKIMIGDQLSKVLFLPPKFAPTVSALVNKKAVLEDSRGWQWKVTISRVDGSLAFQQGWNAFALDNDLQVGELLFFNYVTDSHFDVKICDKSGCEKLKFPEAMNQKNWTWDNQNSSVKDGPCHTVDNSLMDKQGSSTSLTSDADEDIGQDLDPMNAKRKAPMVMGNASKCDNSHERSKLKLKEPDRDIGQHLYDMNSKRKAPMVMGNASNCDNSRERSKLKRKKPDGDIGQDLHGMNATRKAPVVTGNASNCDNSHERSKLKLKEPDGDIGQHLYVMNAKRKAPVVTGNASNCDNSHERSKFKLKEPDGDIGQDLYGMNAKTKAPVVTENASNCDNSHERSKLKLKEPDGDIGQHLYVMNAKRKAPVVTGNASNCDNSHERSKFKLKEPDEDIGQDLYGMNAKTKAPVVTENASNCDNSHKRSKLKLKEPDGVIDQHLYNMNDKGECTIATENASNYDDSNEMPKLKPKEEYIEDMICMINRELGDKQEDNRSCIYDSLNFELLELKSGTGGSNEVVVWDGTCSHHDDSSVRLRNEAGSVDKNPVAKEAVAAAFPMDETYSPHDDSSLRLRNEAGSVDKSPVAKEAVTAAIPMDETCSCHDDSSLRLRGEASLVDKAPVAREAVTIAIPSDAYKFDGTEKNNSSEARVKKVSPSGDDSRTTNKTSHHLFPTAAVNPNDTGNKVAASKKEHDLIDESFQRAKKNFTGTPPESFDMMTKAVKKESVDLISDPCFQKIIPEIDGKSFEPVDAVCSQISNMIKREKDIAFPVPVIKSEPVDQVETFPSSSFSCLVAVGSQSFLELPVRLPIRMTIRGRHTPDRRVIFLRDTTMRLWPVLYIDNCFSKILSSGWEAFSKANNIQPGDTCAIGIEDASERICSVHIIRT
- the LOC103424706 gene encoding uncharacterized protein isoform X3, coding for MGSKLEACAECTLKCLQDHGNKKKASPVVASFFKIMIGDQLSKVLFLPPKFAPTVSALVNKKAVLEDSRGWQWKVTISRVDGSLAFQQGWNAFALDNDLQVGELLFFNYVTDSHFDVKICDKSGCEKLKFPEAMNQKNWTWDNQNSSVKDGPCHTVDNSLMDKQGSSTSLTSDADEDIGQDLDPMNAKRKAPMVMGNASKCDNSHERSKLKLKEPDRDIGQHLYDMNSKRKAPMVMGNASNCDNSRERSKLKRKKPDGDIGQDLHGMNATRKAPVVTGNASNCDNSHERSKLKLKEPDGDIGQHLYVMNAKRKAPVVTGNASNCDNSHERSKFKLKEPDGDIGQDLYGMNAKTKAPVVTENASNCDNSHERSKLKLKEPDGDIGQHLYVMNAKRKAPVVTGNASNCDNSHERSKFKLKEPDEDIGQDLYGMNAKTKAPVVTENASNCDNSHKRSKLKLKEPDGVIDQHLYNMNDKGECTIATENASNYDDSNEMPKLKPKEEYIEDMICMINRELGDKQEDNRSCIYDSLNFELLELKSGTGGSNEVVVWDGTCSHHDDSSVRLRNEAGSVDKNPVAKEAVAAAFPMDETYSPHDDSSLRLRNEAGSVDKSPVAKEAVTAAIPMDETCSCHDDSSLRLRGEASLVDKAPVAREAVTIAIPSDAYKFDGTEKNNSSEARVKKVSPSGDDSRTTNKTSHHLFPTAAVNPNDTGNKVAASKKEHDLIDESFQRAKKNFTGTPPESFDMMTKAVKKESVDLISDPCFQKIIPEIDGKSFEPVDAVCSQISNMIKREKDIAFPVPVIKSEPVDQVETFPSSSFSCLVAVGSQSFLV
- the LOC103424704 gene encoding adenine/guanine permease AZG2-like — protein: MGGEFCVAMGNGVLTKISKSWSKLEKGLNDGVSKSKVGKYFKLEARRSCFTKELRAGLATFLTMAYIISVNATILADSGGTCSIADCSVPVNQTATPDCMIFPNEGYQNCLAMIKSDLIVGTILSAMIGSIAMGVLANLPLGLAPGMGPNAYLAYNLVGFHGSGKLSYQTALAVVLLEGIAFLATAAFGLREKLARLIPHPVRLACAAGIGLFIAFVGLQVHQGVGLVGPDPSTLVTITACANTNPATGECLGGKMHSPKFWLGAAGFIITCYGLMKEIKGSMIYGIVFVTFISWFRGTSVTVFPNTQIGDTDFSYFKKVVDFHKIQSTAGAISFTNFNRSEVWVALATLLYVDVLATTGTLYTMAEMGGFVNDEGGFEGEYSAYLVDAGSTVVGAALGVTPIATYIESSAGLREGGRTGLTAITIGLCFFVSLFFVPLLSSVPPWAIGPSLVMVGVMMMKVVKDIDWGNMKAAVPAFMTMILMPLTYSIANGIIGGIGLYIALNLYDYLVIVIKWLIKMKRMVGREHNQVSATAPVDSAIEII